In Nocardioides bizhenqiangii, the DNA window CAGCATCGCGTTGCCGTACCCGTGGTCGAGGCCGCCGTCGCCGTTCTCCTCGAGGCGGCGGCCGAACTCGCTGATCGTGACGACCGTGACCCGGGAGGCGGAGGCTCCCAGGTCGGCGAAGAACGCCTTCAGGGCACCGGCGAAGTGCCGGAGGTGGTCGTACATCCAGCCGCCGTCGACCAGGCCCACGCCCTCGTGCATGTCCCAGTCGCCGTAGTCGACGGCGACCACGCGGGTGCCGACGTCGGCGCGGATCAGCGCCGCCGTGTTGGCCAGCACCTCGGCGAGCGGACCCTCGGGATAGGCGTCCACGTGCACGGTGTCGGGGGCGCTGTTGACCAGGGGCGCGAGCGTCGACGTCGCCTCGAGGGCGAGGCGGACGCCGGACCCGAGCACCGACTGGTCGGGTGACCACATGGTGCGCAGCGAGCTGCGCCGCGCGCCGGCCGTCGTACCGACGTCAGCCAGCGAGAGGTCGGCGACCCGGTAGGCGCCGAGGGCAGGGGCCGGCCCGATCATCGCGGTCGGCAGCAGCGTCGATCCCAGCGACACCGCGTCCTGCGGTGCGGCTGCGGGATCGAGCCCGATCAGCCGGTTGATCCAGCCGACACGGGCAGTCGACCCCGGGTCGGCGTCCTCGACCTCCTCCATCGCCTCGAAGTGGCTGCGGTTGGGTATCGGGAGGCCGACGGCGTGCACGGCGCCGAACGAGCCGGCGCTCCACATCGGCATCAGGTCGGCGAGAGCCGGGTGCAGCCCGAAACGCGGGTCGGCACCGAGGAGCGTGCTCTCGGGGACGAAGATCGTGGGGCGGTAGTCGGCGAGGTGGTCGTGGTCGACGCCGCGCGGCACCACCATGGAGAGGCCGTCGGCTCCCCCGCGCAGACTCAACACGACCACGACGTTGCCGCCCGGTTCGCCGCCGTACGCCACCTCCAGGAAGGCGTCGCCGACCATCTGCGCGCCCACCAGAGCGCCGGCGCCGGCGGTCGCGGTGCCCAGCAGTCGGCGCCGGGAGATGCGGGTCCGCGTGAAGTCGGGACAACCACATGGTCTGATGGGGCGCCGCGGGGTGTCGTTGCTGGACATTCGGTGGCTCCCTTCCTTGTCGATCGGGCTAGCGGTGCAGGTGCATCGGCGAGTCGAGCAGGGACGAGAGGATGCCGCGCAGCGTCCAGTAGGCGAGGGCGTCGTCCTTGGTGAGCCGGGTTGTCAGCGGCATGCCCAGCAGCTGCGCGATGCCGGTGCGGACGGCGTCACTGGGCTTGTGACCGAACATCCGCAGGGCCTGGTGGTCGATCACCTGCGCGAGCGTGGCCGGCATCGGCGGCAGCATCGAGGCGTACGACGGGAACCGCGCCTGCTCGGTGGGCCACCACCGGGCGGCCAGGTCGCGATGGATCGTGAAGCTGGTGAGCACGCGGCCGGCACTGGCCCAGGCGCCGTCCACCTCGGGGTAGCCGTTCGGCGCGGGCCATTCGTACGGCGGCTGTCCCGCCTCGCCGTACTGCCACAGCATCGCGTTGGCGAACGACTCGTCGGTGGTGGGCGCCTGGGGCCGGATGCCGAGGGCGCGGACGGCGGCGACGTAGTCCTCGGTGGGCGTGCGCACCTTCTTGCCCGCGCCGGCGGCGAAGTCCGGGTGGTCGACGAGTGCCCGCAGTGTCGGCTTGATGGCGGTGCCGCTGGCGCGGTAGGCCCGGGCCACGGCGTTCACGATCGCCCGCGTCGGCTGGTCGGAGACGAACTTGACGCACAGCCGGTGGGCCAGCCGCTGCGCCGTCGCGGGGTGCTTGGCGAGGTACGAGAGGTAGGCGAGCGTGGCTGCGCGCCCGTCGGCCGACCGGTTGGCGTGGGTGAACCCCATCACCTGCACCGGCTGGGTGTCGTGCCAGCTGGTGTCGTAGAAGGCGCGGAACGACGGCCACCACAGATCGACCCGGTAGCCGGTGAGCATCCGCGCCGACGCCTTCACGTCGTCCTCGGTGTAGCCGGCGTCGACCCCCACCGTGTGGAGCTCGAGCAGCTCGCGGCCGAGGTTCTCGTTCGGCGACTCCTTCGACGAGTACGCATTGTCGAGGTAGAGCCCCATCGCCGGATGCGTGATCGTGGCGCGGAGCAGCGCCTCGAAGGTCGTGAGCGCGTGCTTCCGGATCACCCGGTCGTAGTCCATCCGCCAGAAGACCGCGTCGTCGTGGAAGAGCGAGACGTTGAGCAGGTTCGACCAGAAGTCGACCATCACCTCGTGCAGCTGCCGGTTGCTGGCGATCCGCCGCCCGACCGTCCAGCGGCTGAGGTCGGCTGCCACC includes these proteins:
- a CDS encoding DUF1501 domain-containing protein, whose amino-acid sequence is MSSNDTPRRPIRPCGCPDFTRTRISRRRLLGTATAGAGALVGAQMVGDAFLEVAYGGEPGGNVVVVLSLRGGADGLSMVVPRGVDHDHLADYRPTIFVPESTLLGADPRFGLHPALADLMPMWSAGSFGAVHAVGLPIPNRSHFEAMEEVEDADPGSTARVGWINRLIGLDPAAAPQDAVSLGSTLLPTAMIGPAPALGAYRVADLSLADVGTTAGARRSSLRTMWSPDQSVLGSGVRLALEATSTLAPLVNSAPDTVHVDAYPEGPLAEVLANTAALIRADVGTRVVAVDYGDWDMHEGVGLVDGGWMYDHLRHFAGALKAFFADLGASASRVTVVTISEFGRRLEENGDGGLDHGYGNAMLLLGAGVDGGAVHGQWPGLADADLEDGDLAMRQDFRSVLWEVMSHRFPAISGSRAQLFPGFTPENVGVMT
- a CDS encoding DUF1800 domain-containing protein encodes the protein MTLVPTRPAPIRRRGKPVVTYDERQGPSVLPAADRHLVKRFSWGLTPALAAQVRAAGGGRAWFAKQLQPANVADAPGAAVNTWFPSMRLGPRQIFQNQEDEVQGSWEVAADLSRWTVGRRIASNRQLHEVMVDFWSNLLNVSLFHDDAVFWRMDYDRVIRKHALTTFEALLRATITHPAMGLYLDNAYSSKESPNENLGRELLELHTVGVDAGYTEDDVKASARMLTGYRVDLWWPSFRAFYDTSWHDTQPVQVMGFTHANRSADGRAATLAYLSYLAKHPATAQRLAHRLCVKFVSDQPTRAIVNAVARAYRASGTAIKPTLRALVDHPDFAAGAGKKVRTPTEDYVAAVRALGIRPQAPTTDESFANAMLWQYGEAGQPPYEWPAPNGYPEVDGAWASAGRVLTSFTIHRDLAARWWPTEQARFPSYASMLPPMPATLAQVIDHQALRMFGHKPSDAVRTGIAQLLGMPLTTRLTKDDALAYWTLRGILSSLLDSPMHLHR